Proteins encoded together in one Roseibacterium elongatum DSM 19469 window:
- a CDS encoding M24 family metallopeptidase: protein MPDFAPEEYAQRVARAQDGMARAGIDALLVTTEAELRYFTGFRTAFWQSPTRPWFLVLPARGQPIAIIPTIGVALMAATGLTDIRPFDSPAPDAPHIPILRQALAGVGTIGMPMGAESALRMPLAEFEALRASLRADWVDATPLIRGLRMIKSPAEQQALRDICTIGSRAFARAPELFHIGQPLEAAFRAFRIALLQDGAEEVPYLVGAADQGGYGDVISPPSGRPLAEGDILMLDTGASKLGYFCDFDRNWAIAHASPRAMDAHARLFAATEAALAALRPGMTAAALHAVMAQSLGHASAVGRLGHGLGMQLTEWPSLAPHDDTILRPGMVLTLEPSLEIAAGKMMVHEENVLLTEDGVELLSARTPPDLPVIG from the coding sequence ATGCCTGATTTCGCGCCCGAGGAATACGCGCAGCGCGTGGCCCGCGCGCAGGACGGCATGGCACGGGCGGGTATCGACGCCCTGCTGGTGACGACCGAGGCCGAACTGCGCTATTTCACAGGCTTTCGAACAGCGTTCTGGCAAAGCCCGACACGGCCATGGTTTCTGGTTTTGCCCGCCCGTGGGCAGCCCATCGCGATCATTCCCACAATCGGGGTGGCGTTGATGGCCGCAACCGGGCTGACGGATATCCGCCCGTTCGACAGCCCGGCCCCCGATGCACCGCATATCCCGATCCTGCGCCAGGCTCTGGCCGGGGTCGGAACCATCGGAATGCCAATGGGCGCTGAGTCCGCGTTGCGCATGCCGCTGGCCGAATTCGAGGCGCTGCGGGCCTCGCTGCGGGCCGACTGGGTCGATGCCACCCCACTCATCCGGGGATTGCGCATGATCAAGTCGCCGGCCGAGCAACAGGCGCTGCGCGATATCTGCACCATCGGCAGCCGTGCCTTCGCGCGCGCGCCCGAGCTGTTTCACATCGGTCAGCCGTTGGAGGCGGCTTTTCGCGCCTTCCGCATCGCGCTGTTGCAGGACGGGGCCGAGGAGGTGCCCTATCTCGTTGGCGCGGCCGATCAGGGGGGCTATGGGGATGTGATCTCGCCACCCTCGGGCCGTCCCCTCGCCGAAGGTGACATCCTGATGCTGGACACCGGTGCCAGCAAGCTGGGGTATTTCTGCGATTTCGACCGAAACTGGGCCATCGCTCACGCCAGCCCAAGGGCGATGGACGCCCACGCACGGCTTTTCGCAGCGACCGAGGCTGCCCTTGCCGCGCTGCGTCCCGGCATGACCGCGGCGGCGCTTCATGCCGTGATGGCGCAGAGCCTGGGCCATGCCTCGGCGGTCGGGCGCCTGGGGCATGGACTGGGCATGCAACTGACCGAATGGCCCTCACTCGCGCCGCATGATGACACGATCCTGAGACCGGGGATGGTTTTGACGCTGGAACCCAGCCTGGAAATCGCAGCGGGCAAGATGATGGTGCACGAAGAGAACGTGTTGCTGACCGAAGATGGCGTCGAGTTGCTGAGCGCACGCACGCCGCCTGACTTGCCGGTGATCGGATGA
- the hmgA gene encoding homogentisate 1,2-dioxygenase: MTDQTTPRPMVQDQRSQGTHPGYMPGFGNDFETEALPDALPQGMNSPQKCNYGLYGEQLSGTAFTAPSHQNERTWCYRIRPSVKHSRRFEKIDLPYWNTAPCVDPDVISLGQYRWDPVPHSDERLTWLTGMRTMTTAGDVNTQVGMASHIYLVTASMVDDYFYSADSEILIVPQEGRLRFYTELGIIDLAPQEIAIIPRGLLYRVEVIDGPARGFVCENYGQKFELPGRGPIGANCMANRRDFKTPVAAFEDREVPSTVTVKWCGQFHRTAIGHSPLDVVAWHGNYAPVKYDLTTYCPVGAVLFDHPDPSIFTVLTAPSGVPGTANIDFVLFRERWMVAEDTFRPPWYHKNIMSELMGNIYGQYDAKPQGFVPGGMSLHNMMLPHGPDRDAFEGASNAELAPHKLDNTMSFMFETRFPQHLTRFAATEAPLQDDYIDCWTSLEKKFDGTPGKK, translated from the coding sequence ATGACTGACCAGACCACGCCGCGCCCGATGGTACAGGATCAACGCAGCCAGGGCACACATCCCGGCTATATGCCGGGCTTTGGCAACGATTTCGAGACCGAGGCCCTTCCCGACGCCCTGCCGCAAGGGATGAACAGCCCGCAGAAGTGCAACTACGGCCTTTATGGCGAACAATTGTCGGGCACGGCCTTTACCGCGCCCAGCCATCAGAACGAGCGCACCTGGTGCTATCGCATCCGGCCATCGGTCAAGCATTCGCGCCGGTTCGAAAAGATCGACCTGCCCTATTGGAATACCGCGCCTTGCGTCGACCCTGACGTGATCTCGCTGGGTCAGTACCGCTGGGACCCGGTGCCCCATTCGGACGAACGGCTGACGTGGCTGACGGGCATGCGCACCATGACCACCGCGGGCGATGTGAACACGCAGGTCGGCATGGCTTCGCATATCTACCTGGTGACCGCCTCGATGGTGGATGACTATTTCTACTCCGCCGACAGCGAGATCCTGATCGTTCCACAGGAAGGGCGGCTGCGATTCTATACCGAGTTGGGGATCATCGACCTTGCCCCGCAAGAGATCGCGATCATTCCGCGTGGGCTGCTCTATCGGGTCGAGGTGATCGACGGCCCTGCGCGCGGTTTCGTCTGCGAGAATTACGGCCAAAAGTTCGAGCTGCCGGGGCGCGGGCCCATCGGGGCGAACTGCATGGCCAACCGGCGCGATTTCAAGACGCCCGTCGCCGCGTTCGAGGATCGCGAGGTGCCGTCCACTGTGACGGTGAAATGGTGTGGCCAGTTCCACCGCACCGCGATCGGGCATTCGCCGCTCGACGTGGTCGCGTGGCACGGCAACTACGCGCCGGTGAAATACGACCTGACAACCTATTGCCCGGTCGGCGCCGTCCTTTTCGACCACCCCGACCCGTCGATCTTTACCGTGCTGACCGCGCCCTCGGGCGTGCCGGGCACGGCGAATATCGATTTCGTGCTGTTCCGCGAACGCTGGATGGTGGCCGAGGATACGTTCCGCCCGCCCTGGTATCACAAGAACATCATGTCCGAACTGATGGGCAATATCTATGGCCAGTACGACGCCAAGCCCCAAGGTTTCGTTCCCGGCGGCATGAGCCTGCACAACATGATGCTTCCCCACGGCCCCGACCGCGACGCGTTCGAGGGGGCGTCGAATGCCGAACTGGCCCCGCACAAGCTGGACAACACCATGTCCTTCATGTTCGAAACCCGCTTTCCCCAGCACCTGACCCGCTTTGCTGCGACCGAGGCGCCCTTGCAGGACGATTACATCGACTGCTGGACATCGCTGGAGAAAAAGTTCGACGGTACGCCGGGCAAGAAATGA
- a CDS encoding DUF3775 domain-containing protein, whose protein sequence is MEISVRKVAQVIVMGRELDRAEGELRAFIDRLNEDEAADLVALFWIGRGSFDAEDWAEAVETARAEATVPTADYLLGSPHFSDHLEAGCDAMGIDITDEEDGLM, encoded by the coding sequence ATGGAGATTTCCGTTCGCAAGGTGGCCCAGGTCATCGTGATGGGCCGTGAGCTGGACCGTGCCGAGGGCGAGCTGAGAGCGTTCATCGACCGGTTGAACGAGGATGAGGCCGCGGATCTCGTGGCGCTGTTCTGGATCGGCCGGGGATCGTTCGACGCCGAGGATTGGGCCGAGGCGGTGGAGACCGCGCGTGCCGAGGCGACCGTACCGACGGCCGATTACCTGCTGGGCAGCCCGCACTTCTCGGACCATCTCGAGGCGGGTTGCGATGCGATGGGCATCGACATCACCGACGAGGAAGATGGCCTGATGTAG
- a CDS encoding DUF1365 domain-containing protein, with protein MMGRVDHIPGETFHGRRGAVENAFKYGIDYVLLDAEEDRPRAPWLFGRNRAGFLSLQDRDHGGPAKQGRGAVWAREVLASHGLADVTDGKLMLLAQPRTLGHVFNPVSFWLAHDRPGRLRAVIAEVSNTFGDRHSYLCAHDDHRPITREDTLRATKIFHVSPFQPIEGGYTFRFDIRSDRVGVWIDYATGNEGLYATLTGKRRALTTGAILRAALRRPFGARRVFALIHWQALILWWKGAPYRDRPEPPGHEVS; from the coding sequence CTGATGGGCCGCGTCGATCACATCCCCGGCGAGACATTTCACGGCCGCCGTGGGGCCGTCGAGAATGCGTTCAAATACGGGATCGACTACGTTCTTCTCGATGCCGAAGAGGACAGGCCACGCGCGCCCTGGCTGTTCGGGCGCAACCGGGCGGGGTTCTTGTCGTTGCAGGACCGCGATCATGGCGGCCCCGCCAAGCAGGGGCGCGGCGCCGTCTGGGCGCGCGAGGTTCTGGCAAGCCACGGCCTGGCCGACGTGACGGATGGCAAGCTGATGCTTTTGGCGCAGCCGCGCACGTTGGGGCATGTCTTCAATCCGGTCAGCTTCTGGTTGGCCCATGACCGGCCCGGCCGCCTGCGCGCCGTGATCGCCGAGGTGTCCAACACGTTCGGCGATCGGCATTCCTACCTCTGCGCCCATGACGATCACCGGCCGATCACGCGCGAGGATACGCTGCGCGCGACGAAAATCTTTCACGTCTCGCCGTTCCAGCCCATCGAGGGGGGCTATACCTTTCGCTTCGACATCCGCAGCGACCGGGTCGGGGTCTGGATCGACTATGCCACCGGAAACGAAGGGCTTTACGCGACCCTGACCGGCAAGCGCCGGGCGTTGACGACCGGGGCGATCCTGCGGGCCGCGTTGCGGCGGCCGTTCGGGGCGCGTCGGGTGTTTGCATTGATCCACTGGCAGGCGCTGATCCTGTGGTGGAAGGGGGCCCCCTACCGCGACCGGCCCGAACCGCCGGGTCACGAGGTGTCGTGA
- a CDS encoding NAD(P)/FAD-dependent oxidoreductase, with product MPFETTTAAPKRIAVIGAGISGMAAAYHLATDHAVTLFEAEGRLGGHARTVVAGRNGDQPVDTGFIVFNYVNYPHLTKLFAELDVPVVKSDMSFAASIGGGRVEYGLRNLQALFAQKSNLARPGFLRMIGDLLRFNAEAEKVATDSTVTLGELMDQMRMGRWFRDYYLTPVSGAIWSTPKEEIMDFPAQALVRFFRNHNLLQASGQHQWWTVQGGSVEYVTRLEQAMRRRGVDIRVAAPVDKVRRLPGGIEVIREGHPEAFDEVVFATHSDITLGLLADPTAAETAALGAVRYQPNEAVLHADTRAMPTRRATWSSWNYTERPGHEGGPIDLTYWMNCLQPIPESDPLFVTLNSRAPIDDKLIYDTVTFAHPVYDLAALAAQGTIREMNGANATWFCGAWMKNGFHEDGYASAMDVVEGMAQRDSRLMVA from the coding sequence GTGCCTTTTGAAACAACCACAGCCGCGCCCAAGCGCATCGCCGTCATCGGAGCAGGAATTTCGGGGATGGCCGCGGCCTATCATCTGGCGACGGATCATGCCGTGACGCTGTTCGAGGCCGAAGGCCGGCTGGGCGGGCATGCGCGCACGGTCGTTGCCGGCAGGAATGGCGATCAACCCGTCGATACCGGCTTTATCGTTTTCAACTACGTCAACTATCCGCATCTGACCAAGCTTTTTGCCGAGTTGGACGTGCCGGTCGTCAAGTCGGACATGAGCTTTGCCGCGTCGATCGGCGGCGGACGCGTCGAATATGGCTTGCGCAACCTTCAGGCGCTGTTCGCGCAGAAATCGAACCTGGCGCGGCCGGGCTTTCTGCGGATGATCGGCGATCTGCTGCGATTCAACGCCGAGGCCGAAAAGGTCGCCACCGACTCGACCGTCACCCTGGGCGAGTTGATGGATCAGATGCGTATGGGCCGCTGGTTCCGCGACTATTACCTGACGCCGGTGTCCGGGGCGATCTGGTCGACCCCGAAAGAAGAGATCATGGACTTCCCGGCGCAGGCGCTTGTCCGGTTCTTTCGCAACCACAACCTGTTGCAGGCCTCGGGGCAGCATCAGTGGTGGACGGTGCAGGGCGGCTCGGTTGAATATGTCACGCGCCTCGAGCAGGCGATGCGCCGGCGCGGTGTCGACATTCGCGTCGCCGCCCCGGTGGACAAGGTGCGCCGTCTGCCCGGCGGCATCGAGGTGATCCGCGAGGGCCACCCCGAGGCCTTCGACGAGGTCGTGTTCGCCACCCATTCCGACATTACGCTTGGCCTGCTGGCCGACCCGACGGCCGCGGAAACGGCCGCGCTGGGGGCCGTGCGCTACCAGCCGAACGAGGCCGTGCTGCACGCCGATACGCGCGCGATGCCCACGCGGCGCGCGACGTGGTCGAGCTGGAACTATACCGAACGTCCGGGCCACGAGGGCGGGCCGATCGACCTGACCTACTGGATGAACTGCCTGCAGCCGATCCCCGAAAGCGATCCGCTTTTCGTCACGCTGAACAGCCGCGCACCGATAGATGACAAGCTGATTTACGATACGGTCACTTTCGCGCACCCGGTCTACGATCTGGCGGCGCTGGCCGCTCAGGGCACCATCCGCGAGATGAACGGGGCGAATGCCACCTGGTTCTGCGGGGCGTGGATGAAGAACGGCTTCCACGAAGACGGCTATGCCAGCGCCATGGACGTCGTCGAGGGCATGGCGCAGCGCGACTCGCGCCTGATGGTGGCCTGA
- a CDS encoding maleate cis-trans isomerase family protein produces the protein MSDALPYETDGGAGTRGRFGLIVLSTDETLEVEARAVLHRPGLALYHARIPAHALVTPDTLRLMEAQLPDTAGRLPAGLDAIGYACTSGATVIGPDRVRELVQSRHPATPVTNPITAVIAALQALNARRIALVTPYVAEVNAPIRAILRDHGIDTITVRSFEQKEDWTVARISEASTLAALTQAGQSGADAIFASCTNLRSFGILDEAERATGLPVVTSNQALLWHMSKVTGVTADNGGPGRLFAL, from the coding sequence ATGAGCGACGCCTTGCCATATGAAACCGACGGCGGCGCGGGCACGCGCGGGCGTTTTGGCCTGATCGTGCTCAGCACCGATGAGACGCTGGAGGTCGAGGCGCGCGCCGTGCTGCATCGTCCGGGCCTGGCGCTTTATCATGCGCGTATCCCCGCACATGCCTTGGTCACGCCGGACACCTTGCGCCTGATGGAGGCGCAACTGCCCGACACGGCGGGCCGGCTTCCCGCCGGCCTTGACGCGATCGGCTATGCCTGCACCTCGGGGGCGACGGTCATCGGCCCCGACCGGGTGCGGGAACTGGTGCAATCGCGCCATCCCGCCACGCCGGTCACCAACCCGATCACGGCGGTCATCGCGGCGCTACAGGCCCTGAATGCGCGCCGTATCGCCCTCGTCACGCCCTATGTGGCCGAGGTCAATGCCCCGATCCGCGCGATCCTGCGCGATCACGGAATCGACACGATCACGGTGCGGTCGTTTGAACAGAAAGAGGATTGGACCGTCGCACGGATTTCCGAAGCTTCGACGCTGGCGGCCCTCACACAGGCGGGGCAGAGCGGCGCTGACGCGATCTTTGCCAGTTGCACCAACCTGCGCAGTTTCGGCATTCTTGACGAGGCCGAGCGCGCGACAGGGTTGCCTGTGGTCACGTCGAACCAGGCGTTGTTGTGGCACATGTCGAAAGTGACCGGTGTCACCGCCGATAACGGTGGCCCCGGGCGATTATTCGCGCTGTGA
- a CDS encoding sigma-70 family RNA polymerase sigma factor: MVARCRERRDQTVATVEVTEAYWVSRITAIAKDEDKVAFADVFRHFAPRVKGFLIKSGADDSLAEECMQDVMATLWQKAHMYDPARASVATWIFTIARNRKIDLIRKYARPEPEDLPWGPEAEPDQADVMALQQDSARLADAIRQLPEKQRRLIERAYFGDLTHSEIAAETGLPLGTIKSRIRLALERLRHAMS, encoded by the coding sequence ATGGTTGCCCGTTGCCGCGAAAGGCGTGACCAAACGGTGGCGACAGTTGAAGTGACCGAAGCATATTGGGTTTCCCGCATCACGGCGATCGCGAAAGACGAGGACAAGGTGGCCTTTGCCGACGTGTTCCGGCATTTCGCCCCGCGCGTGAAAGGGTTCTTGATCAAGTCCGGCGCGGACGACAGCCTCGCCGAAGAGTGCATGCAGGATGTGATGGCCACCTTGTGGCAGAAGGCACATATGTATGACCCGGCACGCGCGTCGGTGGCGACCTGGATCTTCACGATTGCGCGCAACCGCAAGATCGACCTGATCCGGAAATACGCCCGCCCCGAGCCCGAGGATCTTCCCTGGGGTCCCGAGGCCGAGCCCGACCAGGCCGACGTGATGGCACTTCAGCAAGATAGCGCAAGGTTGGCGGATGCGATTCGCCAGCTTCCTGAAAAACAGCGCCGTCTGATCGAACGCGCCTACTTTGGCGATCTCACCCATTCCGAGATCGCCGCCGAGACCGGTCTGCCCCTTGGCACGATCAAGTCGCGGATTAGGTTGGCCCTCGAAAGACTGCGCCACGCGATGAGCTGA
- a CDS encoding MFS transporter: MTRQSARARGPNLAGYATFAAMLSAAGLPIYIHAPKFYVDEYGVGLTALAGVLFGLRLLDVVQDPALAWVASRLRARRGRAVAVGGAVLAVSMLALFAVPPPVPPLLWFALTMTGLFSAFSFLTICLYSEGVQTAGGLGEAGHLRLAAWRETGALLGVCAAAVAPSLLLGTPAPYAGFAAGFAALCLLAVWLMRAEWGQAAAIAPSGFRAILGDGIARRLLLIALLNAAPVAVSSTLFLFYVESVLDAPGWEGPLLILFFLSAAVSTPAWSKAARRVGARPMLILGMVLAIASFSTVLLLEAGDVALFAVVCLVSGIAIGADFALLPALFARRMAQVAPEAAAGFGLWSFVQKATLALAAIVLLPALEAAGFAPGAPNDAAALQMLTSLYALVPCVLKLGALGLLSMTRLPPDRAQTV; encoded by the coding sequence GTGACACGGCAATCTGCACGGGCGCGGGGGCCGAACCTTGCGGGATATGCAACCTTCGCGGCCATGCTGTCGGCGGCGGGGCTGCCCATCTATATCCACGCACCGAAATTCTACGTCGATGAATATGGCGTCGGGCTGACGGCCCTGGCGGGTGTGTTGTTCGGCTTGCGCCTTCTGGATGTGGTGCAGGATCCGGCGCTGGCCTGGGTGGCCAGCCGCCTGCGGGCGCGGCGCGGCCGTGCCGTGGCCGTCGGCGGGGCGGTGCTGGCCGTCTCGATGCTGGCGCTGTTTGCGGTGCCGCCGCCGGTGCCGCCGCTGCTGTGGTTCGCGCTGACGATGACGGGGTTGTTCTCGGCGTTTTCGTTCCTGACCATCTGCCTCTATTCCGAAGGGGTCCAGACCGCCGGCGGATTGGGCGAGGCCGGGCACCTGCGGCTGGCCGCCTGGCGCGAGACCGGGGCCCTCCTGGGGGTGTGTGCGGCCGCGGTCGCGCCGAGCCTGCTGCTTGGCACCCCTGCGCCCTATGCCGGGTTCGCCGCCGGGTTCGCGGCGCTGTGCCTGCTGGCCGTCTGGCTGATGCGGGCGGAATGGGGCCAGGCGGCGGCCATCGCGCCGTCTGGGTTCAGGGCGATCCTGGGTGATGGCATTGCGCGGCGTCTGCTGCTCATCGCGTTGCTGAACGCGGCCCCGGTGGCCGTGTCCTCGACGCTGTTCCTGTTCTATGTCGAAAGCGTGCTTGACGCGCCGGGGTGGGAAGGGCCGCTCTTGATCCTGTTCTTTCTGTCGGCGGCGGTGTCGACCCCGGCCTGGAGCAAGGCGGCCCGCCGGGTGGGGGCGCGGCCCATGCTGATCCTCGGCATGGTGCTGGCCATCGCCAGTTTCTCGACCGTGCTGTTGCTGGAGGCGGGCGACGTGGCCCTGTTTGCCGTTGTCTGCCTTGTGTCCGGTATCGCGATCGGGGCCGATTTCGCCTTGCTGCCCGCCCTCTTTGCCCGGCGCATGGCGCAGGTCGCCCCCGAGGCGGCGGCGGGGTTCGGCCTGTGGTCCTTTGTGCAGAAGGCGACCTTGGCCCTGGCGGCGATCGTCCTGCTGCCCGCGTTGGAGGCGGCTGGCTTTGCGCCCGGCGCGCCCAACGACGCGGCGGCCTTGCAAATGCTCACCTCGCTCTATGCTTTGGTACCATGCGTCTTGAAACTGGGGGCGCTGGGGCTTTTGTCGATGACACGCCTGCCCCCGGACAGGGCGCAAACGGTTTAG
- a CDS encoding ChrR family anti-sigma-E factor: protein MIDVTHTVPDSLLMGYATGALPEAFDVVISTHVSLSDDARARLASFEAVGGAVLEDMDKADVAEDSLEKTLAMIGAAPPREAQPMPKDGVFPAPLRAIVGGDSDSVKWRNVARGAKQSVLQSNSEASVRLLHIPAGQAMPEHSHRGMELTLVLQGGYSSEDGHFVRGDLEVADQETHHTPVADDDGEDCICLVATDARLKFQGLLPRIAQPFIGI from the coding sequence ATGATTGACGTGACCCATACCGTTCCCGATAGCCTTTTGATGGGCTATGCCACCGGCGCCCTGCCCGAGGCGTTCGATGTGGTGATTTCGACGCATGTCTCGCTCAGCGACGATGCACGCGCACGTCTTGCAAGTTTCGAGGCCGTTGGCGGCGCCGTACTCGAAGATATGGACAAGGCCGACGTTGCCGAGGACAGCCTTGAAAAGACGCTGGCGATGATCGGTGCCGCCCCGCCGCGCGAGGCGCAGCCAATGCCGAAGGATGGTGTTTTCCCTGCGCCCTTGCGGGCGATCGTGGGCGGCGATTCGGACAGCGTGAAATGGCGCAACGTCGCCCGGGGCGCCAAACAGTCCGTTTTGCAGTCCAACAGCGAGGCGAGTGTGCGGTTGCTCCATATTCCGGCGGGCCAGGCGATGCCCGAACACAGTCATCGCGGCATGGAGCTGACCCTGGTCTTGCAGGGGGGCTACAGCTCGGAAGATGGGCATTTCGTGCGCGGTGATCTCGAGGTGGCCGATCAGGAAACGCACCACACACCCGTTGCCGACGATGATGGGGAGGATTGCATCTGCCTGGTGGCAACGGATGCACGGCTGAAATTCCAGGGATTGCTGCCGCGCATCGCACAGCCCTTTATCGGCATCTGA
- a CDS encoding SDR family NAD(P)-dependent oxidoreductase — protein MRDWNGKRYWLIGASEGLGRSLAHQMSRAGVDLIVSARSEERLQELVAELPGRASYVPIDIADRDNVRAAAEEVGEIDGIVFLAGVYWPIAATGWDADKVEAMFDINLTGAVRVLGQVVPRFVEKGAGHIVLTGSLSAYRGLPGAIGYSASKAGLFSLAESLHGDLRGTQIETQIINPGFIRTRLTDKNDFEMPAILEPEEAGRVFFEKMSSGRFATHFPWGFGMIFRISQLMPDWLYFPLFFRRGG, from the coding sequence ATGCGGGATTGGAATGGCAAACGCTACTGGCTGATTGGCGCGTCCGAGGGGCTGGGCCGGTCCCTGGCCCATCAGATGAGCCGCGCCGGCGTCGACCTGATCGTGTCGGCCCGTTCGGAAGAGCGATTGCAGGAGCTTGTCGCGGAGCTTCCTGGCCGGGCCTCCTACGTTCCGATCGACATCGCCGACCGGGACAATGTGCGCGCCGCCGCCGAAGAGGTGGGAGAGATCGACGGCATCGTCTTTCTGGCCGGGGTCTATTGGCCCATCGCGGCAACCGGGTGGGATGCCGACAAGGTCGAGGCCATGTTCGACATCAACCTGACGGGCGCCGTGCGGGTGCTTGGGCAGGTCGTGCCGCGCTTTGTCGAAAAGGGTGCGGGTCATATCGTTCTGACCGGCAGCCTGTCTGCCTATCGCGGGCTGCCGGGCGCGATAGGCTATTCTGCGTCGAAGGCGGGGCTGTTCAGTCTGGCCGAGTCGCTCCATGGCGATTTGCGGGGAACGCAGATCGAGACCCAGATCATCAACCCGGGCTTCATTCGGACGCGGCTGACCGACAAGAACGATTTCGAGATGCCCGCCATCCTCGAACCCGAGGAGGCCGGACGCGTCTTTTTCGAAAAGATGTCGTCGGGCCGGTTCGCGACGCATTTTCCCTGGGGGTTCGGGATGATCTTTCGTATCAGCCAGTTGATGCCGGATTGGCTGTATTTTCCACTGTTCTTCCGCCGAGGGGGTTAA
- a CDS encoding pyridoxal-phosphate dependent enzyme produces the protein MTFLMNPWRGAALPPGLAAIPGDVADDPTGVETLLARCPAHAETPLVAMDRLAAGIGLRALHVKDERARMGLGSFKALGAAHVIARDAAAVMGNDPATALAGRTYVAASAGNHGVSLAAGARVFGALAVIYLSETVPPAFADHLRAKGADVVIEGADYAASMDAAAARAQVEGWTLLSDSTWEGYQVGHGVMEGYLVMAAEAARQIPSPPTHIFLQAGVGGLAAACAAHARRVWGEAPRITVVEPEAARTLMASIAAGAPTHAAGPVSIMGRLDCKDPSHMALKSLAQTADAFMTVTDAECAAAIARLAPFGMATSPSGGAGFAGVLHAPRDLLGLGPDARVLIYLSEGPVDA, from the coding sequence ATGACGTTTTTGATGAACCCGTGGCGCGGCGCGGCGCTGCCGCCAGGTCTGGCCGCCATTCCGGGGGATGTGGCCGATGATCCGACCGGCGTCGAGACGCTTTTGGCCCGGTGTCCTGCTCATGCCGAAACGCCACTGGTGGCGATGGATCGCCTTGCCGCGGGGATCGGCCTCAGGGCGCTCCACGTCAAGGATGAACGCGCGCGCATGGGGCTTGGCAGCTTCAAGGCCCTTGGGGCCGCCCATGTCATTGCCCGCGACGCCGCCGCCGTGATGGGGAATGACCCGGCCACGGCGCTGGCCGGCCGTACCTATGTCGCGGCCTCGGCGGGCAATCACGGGGTGTCACTGGCGGCCGGCGCCCGCGTGTTCGGGGCGCTGGCGGTGATTTACCTGTCCGAGACGGTGCCACCGGCCTTTGCCGATCATCTGCGGGCCAAGGGGGCCGACGTCGTGATCGAAGGGGCGGATTACGCGGCCTCGATGGACGCGGCGGCGGCGCGCGCGCAGGTCGAGGGATGGACGCTTTTGTCCGATTCCACCTGGGAGGGGTATCAGGTCGGGCATGGCGTCATGGAAGGGTACCTCGTCATGGCGGCCGAGGCGGCGCGCCAGATTCCGTCGCCGCCGACGCATATCTTCCTGCAGGCCGGGGTTGGCGGGTTGGCTGCGGCCTGTGCGGCCCATGCGCGTCGCGTTTGGGGGGAAGCACCCAGGATCACCGTGGTCGAGCCCGAGGCGGCCAGGACGCTGATGGCCTCGATCGCGGCCGGCGCGCCCACCCATGCCGCCGGGCCGGTCAGCATAATGGGCCGCCTCGATTGCAAGGACCCCTCGCACATGGCCCTGAAATCCCTGGCTCAGACCGCCGATGCCTTCATGACGGTGACGGATGCGGAATGCGCGGCGGCCATCGCACGACTGGCCCCCTTTGGCATGGCGACGTCGCCCTCGGGCGGGGCGGGGTTTGCCGGGGTGCTCCATGCGCCGCGGGACCTGTTGGGGCTGGGCCCCGACGCGCGGGTGCTGATCTACCTGTCCGAGGGGCCTGTCGATGCCTGA